A region of the Planctomycetaceae bacterium genome:
GCGACCCGTGACAGCGTCAATATCGCTCCCCTGTTCCTTGCCGGAGCATTGAAGGAAATCCCTGAACCGGCCGCCGTGGTCACCCGCTCGGAGCAACTGACGCCATACCTCTGGCGGCTGACTCTGGCGGTCTGCGCGGGAATCGCGTTCATCTGGTGGTCATTCCATCGCAGCGATTTGCGGCACCAGCAGTCGCGCGTCCGACAACTGGCCAGACAACCGGCGACGGCATCGTTTGAAGGAGTTTCGTCGGTTTCCGTGAAGGAGACTCTGCACCAGTTGGAAGCGGACGCCAATCGCGCGGAATCGCCGTTTCCGGAATTGAGGTCCAGCCCATGACCCTCGGAGACAGGGAATCCGCCGGACGATTTCCGGCGATCCGGATGCGAAGAAACCGCCGGCACGACTGGTCGCGAAGGCTGGTGCGGGAACATTCACTTTCGGTCGATGACCTGATACTTCCCGTGTTTGTGACGGAAGGCAGCGGCATCGAACAGCCGATCGCCTCCATGCCGGGCGTCCATCGCTACAGCATTGATCGAGTCGTCCCATGCGTTACCGGCGCTGCCGAGCTGGGGATTCCCGCCGTGGCCGTGTTTCCCGTGACGCCTGTCGATCGCAAAACGGAAGATGGCGACGAAGCCACGAACCCCGATAACCTGATCTGCCGCGCGATGCGAGCGATCCGCGACGCGGGACTGCCTCTGGGAATCATCGCGGATGTCGCGCTGGATCCCTACACGACTCACGGACAGGACGGAGTCCTGCACAACGGTTACGTGGCGAACGACGAAAGCCTGCAGGTTCTGGCTCGACAGTCGGTGGTTCAGGCCGAAGCGGGATGCGACATCATTGCTCCGTCCGACATGATGGACGGACGCGTCGGCGTCATCCGAAAGGCTCTTGATGACTCGGGTTTTCAGCGAGTGCAGATCATGGCCTATTCGGCGAAGTACGCGTCGGCGTTTTACGGACCGTTTCGCGACGCCGTGGGCTCCGCCGGAAACCTCGGCAAAGGCGACAAGCGGACCTATCAGATGGACCCGGCCAACACCGACGAAGCACTGCGGGAAGTCGCTCTGGACATCGCCGAAGGAGCCGACATGGTCATGGTCAAACCGGGAATGCCGTACCTGGATATCGTCCGGCGGGTGAAGGACGAATTTCGAGTACCAACGTTTGCGTACCAGGTCAGCGGCGAATACGCGATGCTGAACGCCGCGGCTAAAAACGGCTGGCTGGACCGCGATGCCGTGATGCTGGAAAGTCTGCTGGCGTTCAAGCGAGCCGGAGCCGACGGCATCCTGAGCTACTTCGCTGTCGATGCCGCGAAGCTGCTGAAATAACCCGCGCGGATCGTCGATCGCCAACTGAGTCAGCCGTCAGGGTCGTCAATCAGTTCCTGCAGCCTTGCCGCGTGTTCCGGCAGCAGCTTTGCACACCAGGACTCATCGATCAGACCGACTGCCAGAAAGTCCTGCAGATGAACCTGGTCCTTGCGACGGAACGAATTCAGCTTCATGCGGACCAGAGCTTCCAGGTCGACGACGTTGTAGTCGTCTCCCGCCGCCACTTCGGTGACGTCCGCTGACGCAGTTGTATACTCGGGCCGGACCTTCTCACCGGCATACAGAATATGCACGGCGTCGCGGGGACTTCCGTCGGGACCGTCGATGAAGCAATCGACTCCCATGACTTCGTAGTGATAGAAACCGGCACTTTCCAGTGCCTGCTTCACGCGGTCGAAGTCAGACCGGCGGATCAATATGTCGACATCCTGAGTATTGCGGGTCGCCGCCCGATCGACTCGGGCTACCCATGCGGCGACGGCGTTACCACCGGCAACAGCATACGGAATCCCCGCGTCACGCAGCGCAGCGGTGGCTCGTAAGGCGCGTTCACGGACAGCTTCCACGGCTTCAATCATCCTTTGCCAGGAAAACGGTTTCAGCTCGATCGCCACAGTCACAATCTCGCGGGAATCTCTGTTTCCGAACAGACCTGTCGAGCCGCCATGATACCGGCGGCGCCGGCCCCGGCCAACATTGATACCGGAATCACGAGAAGCACGTCACGGTACTTCCCACAGCGGCAACTCGTCATCACCGACATAGTCGCGCAGGATTTCGTGCGGAGCGAACCGATTCTTGTAGTTCATCGAACCGCATTCGCGTATGTAATAGCCCAGGTACAGCCGGTGCCTGGCGGTCCGCTGACCTTCTGCGATCTCCGACAGCACAGAATACGTTCCCAGCCCGGCATGGCGCAGTTCCGGATCGTGAAAGAAGTAGATACTGGACATCGCGGATTCAGTCATGTCGACGATCCCGATGGCGACAAGCTGCCCGTTCAGCAGATATCGGAACTCCCGCGAAAACGGAAACCGGCCTTCCAGAAAGGACTCGGAGTATTCGTCTCGCGTAATCATGCGAAACGGCCAGTTGCGGCGACGGTGCATGTCCAGGTGATACCGGTTGTACAGCGACAGATGTTCGTCGGTGACGTCCGGCGGACCGATCTCCACCTGAATGGCGCGGTTTCGAGTTCGGCAGCGACGCTGACTCTTCGACGGTTGAAACCGATCCAGCACGATCCGCAGACTGCGGCATTCGCGGCAGGTCCGGCACTTCGGACGAAAAATCATGCGTCCGAACCGTCGCCATCCCCGCTCCAGAAGTTGTTCGTAGTGCCTATCGGTCAGCGAGAACGCAAAGCGGTATTCCATCTGCGACATCCGGCCGGACAGGTAGCCGCAACTCGATTCGGAACCCAGCATGATCAGTTCGCCGCGCTGCGGTTGTTCGTCGCCGGCAAACTTGCTGTCGAGTTCATCTGCCATTTAGGGTCCCGGGAGAAACTCTGCCGCGGCGATTTTGAAGTCGGCTGATATCGCAGTGCCACTCCGAATCTGGCGCGACGGGTGCTGCTGGCTGCGCGGCGGGTTGACCGGCCGTTACTTTCCCGACGCCGTGCTGCTTGTTTTCGGCAGGACCCAGCCGGGTCGCGGAAAATGGCAGGTATAGCCGTTTGGATAGCGCTGCAGATAGTCCTGATGGTCGGGTTCCGCTTCCCAGAAATCACTTGCCGGGACCACTTCCGTGACGACTTTGCCCGGCCAGTTGCCGGACGCTTCCACGTCGGCGATGGTCTCCAGCGCGACTCGCTTCTGTTCATCACTGGTGTAAAAAATCGCCGATCGATACGACGCGCCCCGGTCGTTTCCCTGCCGGTTCAGTGTCGTCGGGTCATGGATTTGAAAGAAGAACTCCAGCAGATCGCGATAGCTGGTCTGTGACGGATCGAACACGATTTCGATCGCTTCGGCATGGGTCCCGTGATTGCGATACGTGGCATTCGGCACATCGCCGCCTGTGTAGCCCACTCGCGTGTCAATCACGCCGGGCCGCTTGCGAATCAATTCCTCCATCCCCCAGAAACAGCCTCCTGCCAGGACCGCGCGTTCTGTCGTATTCATGGTTTTGTTTTCCTGTTGGCCGGCTGCTGTCGACGAGCCGGTTCCGTTCGGAGTGAAAAGGGACGCAAATTCCCCGTAGCCCTCTTTGTCCAGATCCTCGGCCGGGACGAATCGCAGAGCGGCGGAGTTAATACAATAGCGCAGACCGGTTGGCTGCGGTCCGTCGTCGAAGACATGCCCCAGATGCGAGTCACCGTATCGCGAACGCACTTCCGTTCGGCTCATGAACAATTGCCGATCTTCCTTCTCGACGATATTAGCACCGTCAATCGGGCGAAAGAACGACGGCCAGCCGGTCCCCGATTTGTACTTGTCCTTCGAGCTGAACAGCGGCTCGCCGGAGACGACGTCCACGTACAGTCCTTCGCGCGTGTTGTCCCAGTAATCGTTGGAAAACGGTCGCTCGGTCGCTTCGCGCTGAGTGACGTCGTACTGCATCGCGGTGAGCTGTTGTCGCAGCGTTGCATCGTCCGGCTTCCTGAATTCGGACCAGGAATTGGTACTGCCGGTTCCAGTCCCGATGCTGTCCGCCGGCGCGGCGCCGGAATGGGTCATTCGGGGTTCAGACTCAGTCAGACGAAAAGCGATGGCTGCCACGATCACGACTGCCGCGGATACCAGTGCCGCAACGGCAAGTCGTCTTCGGAGTGTCATGATGCGATTCTCCTGAAAGCGCGGAAAAAACAAGTGACCTGCGTCGCGGGCATTCACGTGATGACATCGTCACGAAGGGCCGGAAGGCGCTGAGGGCTCGCCGTGACCGATGATACCGGAAAATCTTAGTGCTTCGTCGGCCGCAGATCGATGGATTTCATGGCCTCCGCAATCGGAAGCGTGGTGTGATTGGGAGGGCGAGGCTCCTGCCGAGCCGCTGCCGCATTGAATGCTCTTTTGCACGCGCGGCTC
Encoded here:
- a CDS encoding bifunctional methionine sulfoxide reductase B/A protein; amino-acid sequence: MTLRRRLAVAALVSAAVVIVAAIAFRLTESEPRMTHSGAAPADSIGTGTGSTNSWSEFRKPDDATLRQQLTAMQYDVTQREATERPFSNDYWDNTREGLYVDVVSGEPLFSSKDKYKSGTGWPSFFRPIDGANIVEKEDRQLFMSRTEVRSRYGDSHLGHVFDDGPQPTGLRYCINSAALRFVPAEDLDKEGYGEFASLFTPNGTGSSTAAGQQENKTMNTTERAVLAGGCFWGMEELIRKRPGVIDTRVGYTGGDVPNATYRNHGTHAEAIEIVFDPSQTSYRDLLEFFFQIHDPTTLNRQGNDRGASYRSAIFYTSDEQKRVALETIADVEASGNWPGKVVTEVVPASDFWEAEPDHQDYLQRYPNGYTCHFPRPGWVLPKTSSTASGK
- a CDS encoding nucleotidyltransferase family protein; its protein translation is MAIELKPFSWQRMIEAVEAVRERALRATAALRDAGIPYAVAGGNAVAAWVARVDRAATRNTQDVDILIRRSDFDRVKQALESAGFYHYEVMGVDCFIDGPDGSPRDAVHILYAGEKVRPEYTTASADVTEVAAGDDYNVVDLEALVRMKLNSFRRKDQVHLQDFLAVGLIDESWCAKLLPEHAARLQELIDDPDG
- the hemB gene encoding porphobilinogen synthase, yielding MTLGDRESAGRFPAIRMRRNRRHDWSRRLVREHSLSVDDLILPVFVTEGSGIEQPIASMPGVHRYSIDRVVPCVTGAAELGIPAVAVFPVTPVDRKTEDGDEATNPDNLICRAMRAIRDAGLPLGIIADVALDPYTTHGQDGVLHNGYVANDESLQVLARQSVVQAEAGCDIIAPSDMMDGRVGVIRKALDDSGFQRVQIMAYSAKYASAFYGPFRDAVGSAGNLGKGDKRTYQMDPANTDEALREVALDIAEGADMVMVKPGMPYLDIVRRVKDEFRVPTFAYQVSGEYAMLNAAAKNGWLDRDAVMLESLLAFKRAGADGILSYFAVDAAKLLK
- a CDS encoding arginyltransferase, whose protein sequence is MADELDSKFAGDEQPQRGELIMLGSESSCGYLSGRMSQMEYRFAFSLTDRHYEQLLERGWRRFGRMIFRPKCRTCRECRSLRIVLDRFQPSKSQRRCRTRNRAIQVEIGPPDVTDEHLSLYNRYHLDMHRRRNWPFRMITRDEYSESFLEGRFPFSREFRYLLNGQLVAIGIVDMTESAMSSIYFFHDPELRHAGLGTYSVLSEIAEGQRTARHRLYLGYYIRECGSMNYKNRFAPHEILRDYVGDDELPLWEVP